AACGCGTTGGCGACCCAGGACAACCCGGCGGACCCGGATTCGAGTTCCGCCCCGACGGACGGCAGGGCGACGTTGACGATGGCGGTGTCCATGATGAGCAACAACTGGGCGCCCGCGAGCAGCGCGAGCGCCCCCTTCCGCGGAGATCCCGGCGCCACGGGGCCGGGGGCGCGAAACCCCGGGACGCCGGGAGACTGTGATTCACCCCGCCGGGGCACACCGGCTCCACCGCCGGGCACCGACTCGACGGGGCCCGGTGGACCGGCCGGGCCGGCCTCGTCGTGTGGCGCGGTCACCGGGAGTCCGGGGCCTTGGGCTCACCGCCGAGCGTGTAGCCGTCGAGGCAGGACTGGGCCAGTTGTTCGCAGGACGCCGTGTCGCCCTCCCACACCTGCTGCATCAGGTAGACGTGCGGCGCGCCGTGGTAGAAGCGTTCGTACTGCTCGTGGCGGGAGGCGAACTCCGAACCCAGCGCGTCCCAGGCGAGTTTCAGCAGTTTGATCCGGTCCTCGGACGAAGCCCCCGGCGCCCGCATGTAGCGCCGTACCAGCGGGCCCAGCTCCGGGTGGAGCAAGTCCTCGCCCGACGCGGGCAGTTGGATCACCCCGCCGCCCGCAAGGAGTTTGATCTCCTGCACCGCCTGCGGATACAGCTCACCCGCCATGATGCGCTGCGCGAAGGAGATGTCCTTGCCCGGCATCACTCCGCCGCGACCGCCGTCGACCTCCACGTGGCTCGCCTCGGCGGCCAGCACGAACGCCTTCGCCTGGGCGACCTTGCCCAGCAGCCGCCCGATGGCCTGGGTGACGGGCGGCAGTTCGTACGTCCCGTTGGACTTCGTGAGCAGGATCGCCAGCCCGGCGAGGAATTCGAGCTTGGTCCAGAAGCGCGTCGCGGCCTGGTGCACGAAGTTCACGTACGCCGGAGTCCGCCACCACATCCCGAAGCTCGCGTCGACGTTCCGGTACGTGAGCACGTTCTCCCACGGGACGAAGACGTCGTCGCAGACGAGCAGCGCGTCGTTCTCGTCGAACCGCGACGACAGCGGGTTGTCGAAGACGCTCCGCGCCCGGCCCTCGTACGAGACGCGCGAGATGAAGCTGAGCCCCGGTGTGTCGACGGGGATCGAGAAGCAGACCGCCCGGTCCACGTCCCGCGGCGCGAGCGGCTCGA
This window of the Streptomyces niveus genome carries:
- a CDS encoding 4-hydroxyphenylacetate 3-hydroxylase family protein is translated as MTRSGQEYLESLRDGRSIWLDGERVEDITRHPAFRNTAGSIARLYDLSHDSAHTPVLTRDGAHRAFAVPRGYEDLVARRRAYKVWAEAGFGFLGRTPDYMAGGAAGFAAAPEVFTTDGFDGAANALAYHRRLADGDLYPTFTITNPQGARTPFDAAGGTAEDDPVVRVVAEKDGGIVVRGAKMIGTAAVFGNEVIVGTIEPLAPRDVDRAVCFSIPVDTPGLSFISRVSYEGRARSVFDNPLSSRFDENDALLVCDDVFVPWENVLTYRNVDASFGMWWRTPAYVNFVHQAATRFWTKLEFLAGLAILLTKSNGTYELPPVTQAIGRLLGKVAQAKAFVLAAEASHVEVDGGRGGVMPGKDISFAQRIMAGELYPQAVQEIKLLAGGGVIQLPASGEDLLHPELGPLVRRYMRAPGASSEDRIKLLKLAWDALGSEFASRHEQYERFYHGAPHVYLMQQVWEGDTASCEQLAQSCLDGYTLGGEPKAPDSR